A genomic stretch from Enterobacter dykesii includes:
- the uvrB gene encoding excinuclease ABC subunit UvrB has translation MSKPFKLNSAFRPSGDQPEAIRRLEEGLEDGLAHQTLLGVTGSGKTFTIANVIADLQRPTMVLAPNKTLAAQLYGEMKEFFPENAVEYFVSYYDYYQPEAYVPSSDTFIEKDASVNEHIEQMRLSATKALLERRDVVVVASVSAIYGLGDPDLYLKMMLHLTQGMIIDQRAILRRLAELQYTRNDQAFQRGTFRVRGEVIDIFPAESDDMALRVELFDEEVERLSLFDPLTGHVESVIQRFTIYPKTHYVTPRERIVQAMEEIKVELAERRKVLLANNKLLEEQRLSQRTQFDLEMMNELGYCSGIENYSRFLSGRGPGEPPPTLFDYLPADGLLVIDESHVTIPQIGGMYRGDRARKETLVEYGFRLPSALDNRPMKFEEFEALAPQTIYVSATPGNYELEKSGEDVVDQVVRPTGLLDPIIEVRPVATQVDDLLSEIRARSAINERVLVTTLTKRMAEDLTEYLEEHGEKVRYLHSDIDTVERMEIIRDLRLGEFDVLVGINLLREGLDMPEVSLVAILDADKEGFLRSERSLIQTIGRAARNVNGKAILYGDKITPSMAKAIGETERRREKQQRYNEEHGITPQGLNKKVVDILALGQNIAKTKAKGRGKARSVVEEDTVVLTPKALQQKIHELEGQMMQHAQNLEFEEAAQIRDQLHQLRDLFIAAS, from the coding sequence ATGAGTAAACCGTTCAAATTGAATTCTGCTTTCCGTCCATCTGGCGATCAGCCTGAGGCGATCCGTCGTCTGGAAGAGGGGCTGGAAGACGGGCTGGCGCACCAGACGCTGCTGGGGGTAACTGGCTCGGGTAAAACGTTCACCATAGCCAACGTGATTGCGGATCTCCAGCGCCCAACGATGGTGCTGGCACCCAACAAAACCCTGGCCGCACAGCTTTACGGCGAGATGAAAGAGTTCTTCCCGGAAAATGCGGTGGAGTATTTCGTCTCCTACTACGACTACTACCAGCCAGAAGCCTACGTGCCGAGTTCTGACACCTTCATCGAGAAGGATGCCTCGGTGAACGAACATATCGAGCAGATGCGTCTGTCGGCCACGAAGGCGCTTCTGGAGCGTCGCGATGTGGTCGTCGTCGCGTCGGTTTCCGCGATCTACGGTCTGGGCGATCCGGATCTCTATCTCAAGATGATGCTGCACCTGACGCAGGGGATGATCATCGACCAGCGGGCGATTTTGCGTCGTCTGGCGGAGCTGCAGTACACCCGCAACGATCAGGCGTTCCAGCGCGGCACCTTCCGCGTACGCGGAGAGGTGATCGACATCTTCCCGGCGGAATCGGACGATATGGCGCTGCGCGTCGAGCTGTTTGACGAAGAGGTTGAACGCCTGTCGCTCTTCGACCCGCTGACCGGACACGTTGAGTCGGTGATCCAGCGCTTCACCATCTACCCGAAAACGCACTACGTGACGCCTCGCGAGCGAATCGTGCAGGCGATGGAAGAGATCAAAGTGGAGCTGGCCGAGCGCCGTAAGGTGCTGCTGGCGAACAATAAGCTGCTGGAAGAGCAGCGCCTCAGCCAGCGTACCCAGTTCGACCTTGAGATGATGAACGAGTTGGGCTACTGCTCCGGAATTGAAAACTACTCGCGCTTCCTCTCCGGGCGCGGGCCGGGCGAGCCGCCGCCGACGCTGTTTGATTACCTGCCGGCAGACGGTTTGCTGGTGATCGACGAATCCCACGTCACGATCCCGCAGATCGGCGGGATGTACCGCGGTGACCGGGCGCGTAAAGAGACGCTGGTGGAGTACGGCTTCCGCCTGCCGTCAGCGCTGGATAACCGTCCGATGAAGTTTGAAGAATTTGAGGCATTGGCGCCGCAAACCATCTACGTCTCGGCCACGCCGGGCAACTACGAGCTGGAGAAATCCGGTGAAGACGTTGTCGATCAGGTTGTACGTCCGACCGGATTGCTGGACCCGATTATCGAGGTGCGTCCGGTGGCGACGCAGGTGGACGACCTGCTCTCAGAGATCCGCGCCCGTTCCGCCATCAACGAGCGCGTGCTGGTGACCACGCTCACCAAGCGTATGGCGGAAGACCTCACCGAGTATCTCGAAGAGCACGGCGAGAAGGTGCGCTATCTGCACTCGGATATCGACACCGTGGAGCGCATGGAGATTATCCGCGACCTGCGTCTGGGTGAGTTTGACGTGCTGGTGGGGATCAACCTGTTGCGAGAAGGTCTGGATATGCCGGAAGTCTCGCTGGTGGCGATTCTGGATGCGGACAAAGAGGGCTTCCTGCGTTCTGAACGCTCCCTGATCCAGACCATCGGCCGCGCCGCGCGTAACGTCAACGGTAAAGCGATTCTGTACGGTGACAAAATCACCCCGTCGATGGCGAAAGCGATTGGCGAAACGGAGCGCCGCCGCGAGAAACAGCAGCGCTACAACGAAGAGCACGGCATTACCCCGCAGGGGCTGAACAAGAAGGTCGTGGATATTCTGGCTCTGGGTCAGAACATTGCCAAAACCAAAGCGAAAGGTCGCGGCAAGGCGCGTTCAGTGGTGGAAGAGGATACCGTCGTGCTGACGCCGAAAGCGCTGCAGCAGAAAATCCACGAGCTGGAAGGGCAGATGATGCAGCACGCGCAGAACCTGGAGTTCGAAGAGGCGGCGCAGATCCGCGACCAGCTTCATCAGCTGCGGGATCTTTTCATCGCGGCATCGTGA
- the yvcK gene encoding uridine diphosphate-N-acetylglucosamine-binding protein YvcK yields MRNRTFADLDRVVALGGGHGLGRVMSSLSSLGSRLTGIVTTTDNGGSTGRIRRAEGGIAWGDMRNCLNQLITEPSVASAMFEYRFGGNGELSGHNLGNLMLKALDHLSVRPLEAINLIRNLLKVDAFLIPMSEQPVDLMAIDAEGHEVYGEVNIDQLLLPPAELMTYPSVPATREAVEAIGEADLILIGPGSFYTSLMPILLVKELAQALRRTPAPMVYIGNLGRELSPAAASLSLADKLELMEQYVGKKIIDGVVVGPKVDVSGIGDRVVVQEPLEASDIKYRHDRHLLREALEKAIQALG; encoded by the coding sequence ATGCGCAATCGCACTTTTGCGGATCTTGACCGAGTGGTCGCTCTTGGCGGAGGACACGGCTTAGGCCGGGTTATGTCCTCTTTATCGTCACTCGGCTCAAGGCTGACAGGGATAGTGACCACCACCGATAACGGCGGCTCAACCGGGCGTATTCGTCGTGCCGAAGGCGGCATTGCCTGGGGAGACATGCGCAACTGTCTGAACCAGTTAATTACCGAGCCAAGCGTCGCGTCGGCGATGTTTGAGTACCGTTTTGGCGGCAATGGCGAACTTTCCGGGCATAACCTCGGAAACCTTATGTTAAAGGCATTGGATCACCTGAGCGTACGGCCTCTGGAAGCCATTAACTTAATCCGTAACCTGCTCAAAGTGGACGCATTCCTGATCCCCATGTCTGAACAACCGGTTGACCTGATGGCAATCGATGCCGAAGGGCATGAAGTTTACGGCGAGGTGAATATTGATCAGCTCCTCCTGCCGCCAGCGGAGTTAATGACCTACCCGAGCGTACCCGCCACGCGAGAAGCGGTGGAGGCCATTGGGGAAGCGGATCTTATCCTGATCGGTCCGGGCAGTTTTTACACCAGCCTGATGCCGATTCTGCTGGTGAAAGAGCTGGCGCAGGCGCTGCGCCGCACTCCTGCCCCAATGGTTTACATCGGTAACCTGGGACGTGAGCTGAGCCCGGCGGCAGCAAGCCTGTCGCTGGCAGACAAACTTGAATTAATGGAGCAGTACGTCGGTAAAAAAATTATCGACGGTGTCGTGGTGGGGCCGAAGGTGGATGTGTCGGGTATTGGCGACCGCGTGGTGGTGCAGGAGCCGCTGGAAGCGAGTGATATTAAATATCGCCATGACCGTCACCTGCTGCGCGAGGCGCTGGAGAAGGCGATTCAGGCGCTGGGTTAG
- the moaA gene encoding GTP 3',8-cyclase MoaA, which produces MASQLTDAFARKFYYLRLSITDVCNFRCTYCLPDGYKPGSVTNNGFLSVDEVRRVTRAFSELGTEKVRLTGGEPSLRRDFPDIIAAVRENERIRQIAVTTNGYRMARDVANWRDAGLTAINVSVDSLDARQFHAITGQDKFQQVMDGIDAAFAAGFEKVKVNTVLMRDVNHHQLDTFLAWIQSRPIQLRFIELMETGEGSELFRRHHISGMVLRDELLKRGWIHQIRQRSDGPAQVFCHPDYEGEIGLIMPYEKDFCASCNRLRVSSVGKLHLCLFGDGGVDLRDLLEDDAQQAALEARISDALTHKKQTHFLHQGNTGITQNLSYIGG; this is translated from the coding sequence ATGGCTTCACAACTTACTGATGCTTTCGCGCGTAAGTTTTATTACTTACGTCTGTCGATTACCGATGTGTGCAACTTCCGTTGCACCTACTGCCTGCCCGATGGCTACAAACCGGGCAGCGTCACCAATAACGGCTTTCTCTCCGTGGATGAAGTGCGCCGCGTCACGCGCGCCTTCTCTGAGCTCGGCACCGAAAAAGTGCGTCTGACCGGCGGCGAACCCTCCCTACGCCGCGATTTTCCCGACATCATTGCCGCCGTGCGTGAAAATGAACGTATCCGCCAGATTGCCGTGACCACCAACGGTTACCGCATGGCGCGTGACGTGGCGAACTGGCGCGATGCGGGGCTGACGGCGATCAACGTCAGCGTCGATAGCCTGGACGCCCGTCAGTTCCACGCCATTACCGGCCAGGATAAATTTCAGCAGGTCATGGACGGCATCGACGCGGCATTTGCGGCCGGGTTCGAGAAGGTCAAAGTCAACACGGTACTGATGCGTGATGTGAACCATCACCAACTGGACACCTTCCTGGCCTGGATCCAATCCCGCCCCATTCAGCTGCGTTTTATCGAGCTGATGGAAACTGGCGAGGGCAGCGAACTGTTCCGTCGCCATCACATCTCCGGCATGGTGCTGCGCGACGAACTGCTGAAACGCGGCTGGATCCACCAAATCCGCCAGCGCAGCGACGGCCCGGCGCAGGTCTTCTGTCACCCGGATTATGAGGGTGAGATTGGGCTTATCATGCCCTATGAGAAAGACTTCTGCGCCAGCTGCAACCGCCTGCGCGTCTCCTCCGTTGGCAAGCTCCACCTTTGCCTGTTCGGCGACGGCGGCGTGGATCTTCGCGATCTGCTGGAAGACGATGCGCAGCAGGCCGCGCTTGAAGCACGCATTTCTGACGCGCTGACGCATAAAAAACAGACCCACTTCCTGCATCAGGGCAATACCGGTATTACTCAGAACCTGTCCTACATCGGCGGGTAA
- the moaB gene encoding molybdenum cofactor biosynthesis protein B — MSQVSAEFIPTRIAILTVSDRRGEEDDTSGHWLREAAHDAGHHIVDKAIVKENRYAIRAQVSQWIASDEVQVVLITGGTGFTAGDQAPEALIPLFDREVEGFGEVFRMLSFEEIGTSTLQSRAVAGVANKTLIFAMPGSTKACRTAWENIIAPQLDARTRPCNFHPHLKK; from the coding sequence ATGAGTCAGGTAAGCGCAGAATTTATCCCGACACGTATTGCTATCCTTACCGTTTCCGACCGCCGTGGCGAAGAGGATGATACCTCTGGTCACTGGCTGCGCGAGGCGGCCCATGACGCGGGGCATCACATCGTCGATAAAGCGATCGTGAAGGAGAACCGCTACGCCATTCGCGCTCAGGTTTCGCAGTGGATTGCCAGCGATGAGGTGCAGGTGGTGCTAATCACCGGCGGCACTGGTTTTACCGCGGGCGATCAGGCCCCTGAAGCGCTGATCCCGCTGTTCGACCGCGAGGTAGAAGGCTTCGGCGAAGTGTTCCGCATGCTCTCCTTTGAAGAGATTGGTACCTCCACGCTGCAGTCGCGCGCCGTTGCCGGGGTGGCTAACAAAACCCTGATTTTCGCTATGCCGGGCTCGACCAAAGCCTGCCGCACCGCGTGGGAAAACATCATTGCCCCGCAGCTGGACGCCCGTACCCGTCCGTGTAATTTCCATCCCCATTTAAAGAAATAA
- the moaC gene encoding cyclic pyranopterin monophosphate synthase MoaC codes for MSQLTHINAAGEAHMVDVSAKAETVREARAEAFVTMLPETLAMIIDGSHHKGDVFATARIAGIQAAKRTWELIPLCHPLMLSKVEVNLQAQPEHNRVRIESLCRLTGKTGVEMEALTAASVAALTIYDMCKAVQKDMVIGPVRLLAKSGGKSGDFKVDSHD; via the coding sequence ATGTCACAACTGACCCACATCAACGCCGCCGGCGAAGCGCATATGGTGGACGTCTCCGCCAAAGCGGAAACGGTGCGCGAGGCGCGCGCGGAAGCGTTCGTCACCATGCTGCCGGAGACGCTGGCGATGATTATCGACGGCAGCCACCACAAGGGCGACGTCTTTGCCACCGCCCGCATCGCCGGTATTCAGGCTGCCAAGCGGACCTGGGAACTCATTCCGCTGTGTCATCCACTGATGCTGAGCAAGGTGGAAGTGAACCTGCAGGCGCAGCCGGAGCATAATCGCGTGCGAATTGAGTCACTCTGCCGCTTAACCGGCAAAACCGGCGTGGAGATGGAGGCGCTGACGGCGGCCTCAGTCGCCGCGCTGACCATCTACGACATGTGCAAAGCGGTGCAGAAAGATATGGTGATTGGCCCGGTTCGCCTGCTGGCAAAAAGCGGCGGCAAATCCGGTGATTTTAAGGTGGACAGCCATGATTAA
- the moaD gene encoding molybdopterin synthase sulfur carrier subunit: protein MIKVLFFAQVRELVNTDSLTLDASFENVAALRAHLAAQSDRWALALDEGKLLAAVNQTLVEFTHPLNAGDEVAFFPPVTGG from the coding sequence ATGATTAAGGTGCTCTTTTTTGCGCAGGTGCGCGAGCTGGTGAATACCGACAGCCTGACGCTGGATGCGTCCTTCGAAAACGTCGCCGCCCTGCGCGCGCATCTCGCGGCACAAAGCGACCGCTGGGCGCTGGCGCTCGACGAAGGCAAGCTGTTGGCCGCCGTTAACCAGACCCTGGTGGAATTCACCCATCCGCTGAACGCAGGGGATGAGGTGGCCTTCTTCCCGCCGGTTACGGGGGGCTAA
- the moaE gene encoding molybdopterin synthase catalytic subunit MoaE has translation MAETRILVSPERFNVGTEYSWLAERDEDGAVVTFTGKVRNHNLGDSVKALTLEHYPGMTEKSLTEIVDEARGRWPLGRVTVIHRIGEMWPGEEIVFVGVTSAHRSSAFAAGEFIMDYLKTKAPFWKREATPEGERWVESRDSDKQAASRW, from the coding sequence ATGGCTGAAACCCGAATTCTGGTGAGTCCCGAGCGTTTTAACGTAGGGACAGAGTACAGCTGGCTGGCGGAGCGTGATGAAGACGGCGCGGTCGTGACCTTCACCGGCAAGGTGCGCAACCACAACCTCGGCGACAGCGTGAAGGCGCTGACGCTGGAGCACTATCCGGGGATGACCGAGAAATCGCTGACGGAGATTGTTGACGAGGCGCGAGGCCGCTGGCCGCTCGGGCGCGTCACGGTGATTCACCGCATCGGCGAGATGTGGCCCGGCGAGGAGATTGTCTTCGTCGGGGTGACCAGCGCGCACCGCAGCAGCGCGTTTGCGGCAGGGGAGTTCATTATGGATTACCTCAAAACCAAAGCGCCGTTCTGGAAGCGCGAGGCCACGCCGGAAGGTGAGCGCTGGGTGGAATCTCGCGACAGCGATAAACAAGCCGCCAGCCGTTGGTAG
- a CDS encoding Bax inhibitor-1/YccA family protein, whose translation MDRFPRSDSIVQQTRSGLQTYMAQVYGWMTVGLLLTAFIAWYAANTPELMMFIFSSKITFFGLIIAQLALVFVLSGLVQKLSAGMATTLFMLYSALTGLTLSSIFIVYTYSSIASTFVVTGGMFGAMSLYGYTTKRDLSGFGSMLFMGLIGIVLASLVNLWLKSEALMWAVTYIGVVIFVGLTAYDTQKLKNIGEQIDVRDSSNLRKYAILGALTLYLDFINLFLMLLRIFGNRR comes from the coding sequence ATGGACCGATTTCCGCGTTCCGATTCAATAGTACAGCAGACCCGTAGCGGCCTGCAGACGTATATGGCTCAGGTGTACGGCTGGATGACGGTTGGCCTGCTGCTTACCGCGTTTATCGCGTGGTATGCGGCGAACACGCCTGAACTGATGATGTTTATCTTCTCGAGCAAAATCACCTTCTTTGGGCTGATTATTGCGCAGCTGGCGCTGGTGTTTGTGCTGTCCGGTCTGGTGCAAAAGCTGAGTGCCGGAATGGCGACCACGCTGTTTATGCTCTATTCGGCGCTAACCGGGCTGACGCTTTCCAGCATTTTCATCGTTTACACCTACTCCTCCATCGCCAGCACCTTCGTGGTCACCGGCGGGATGTTCGGTGCGATGAGCCTGTACGGTTACACCACGAAGCGCGATCTGAGTGGCTTCGGCAGCATGCTGTTTATGGGGCTGATTGGGATTGTGCTGGCGTCGCTGGTGAACCTGTGGCTGAAGAGCGAAGCGCTGATGTGGGCCGTGACCTACATCGGGGTGGTGATCTTCGTTGGGTTGACGGCGTATGACACCCAGAAGCTGAAAAACATCGGCGAGCAGATCGACGTACGCGACAGTTCAAACCTGCGCAAATACGCGATTCTGGGCGCGCTAACGCTATATCTGGACTTCATAAACCTGTTCCTGATGCTGCTGCGTATTTTCGGCAACCGTCGTTAA
- a CDS encoding lysylphosphatidylglycerol synthase domain-containing protein has translation MSKSHPRWRLAKKILTWLFFIAVAVLLVVYAQKVDWEEVWKVIRNYNRMVLLGAVGLVIVSYLMYGCYDLLGRAYCGHKLAKRQVMLVSFICYAFNLTLSTWVGGIGMRYRLYSRLGLPGGTITRIFSLSITTNWLGYILLGGVIFTIGVVQLPAHWYIDEATLRILGIVLLLIIAVYLWACAFAKRRHMTIKGQKLVLPSWKFAVLQMAVSSANWMAMGAIIWLLIGEDVNYFFVLGVLLVSSIAGVIVHIPAGIGVLEAVFIALLAGEHVSQGTIIAALLAYRMLYYFLPLALATVCYLVLESRAKKLRAKNEKALAK, from the coding sequence ATGTCGAAATCGCATCCGCGCTGGCGGCTGGCAAAAAAAATCCTCACCTGGCTGTTTTTTATTGCGGTCGCGGTTCTGCTGGTGGTCTACGCGCAGAAAGTAGACTGGGAAGAGGTGTGGAAGGTCATCCGCAACTATAACCGGATGGTGCTGCTGGGCGCTGTGGGGCTGGTTATTGTCAGCTACCTGATGTACGGCTGCTATGACCTGCTGGGCCGCGCATACTGCGGCCACAAGCTGGCCAAACGTCAGGTAATGCTGGTGTCGTTTATCTGCTACGCCTTTAACCTGACGCTGAGCACCTGGGTCGGCGGCATTGGCATGCGCTATCGCCTTTATTCGCGGCTCGGCCTGCCGGGCGGGACCATCACGCGCATTTTCTCGTTAAGCATCACCACCAACTGGCTGGGCTATATTCTGCTCGGCGGCGTGATCTTCACTATCGGCGTGGTGCAGCTACCCGCGCACTGGTATATCGATGAGGCCACGCTGCGCATTCTGGGCATCGTGCTGCTGCTCATCATCGCCGTGTATCTATGGGCCTGCGCCTTTGCTAAACGCCGCCATATGACCATCAAAGGGCAAAAGCTGGTATTGCCCTCATGGAAGTTTGCAGTGCTGCAGATGGCGGTCTCCAGCGCCAACTGGATGGCGATGGGGGCCATTATCTGGCTGCTGATTGGCGAGGACGTGAACTACTTCTTCGTGCTGGGCGTGCTGCTGGTGAGCAGTATTGCGGGCGTCATTGTGCATATTCCGGCGGGGATCGGCGTGCTGGAGGCGGTATTTATCGCCCTGCTGGCCGGGGAGCATGTCTCTCAGGGAACGATTATCGCGGCCCTGCTGGCGTACAGGATGCTTTATTACTTCCTGCCGCTGGCGCTGGCAACGGTCTGTTATCTGGTGCTGGAGAGTCGGGCGAAGAAGCTGAGGGCGAAGAACGAGAAGGCGTTGGCGAAATAA
- the clsB gene encoding cardiolipin synthase ClsB, with translation MKCSWQEGNRITLLVNGDEYYPAVFKAIDNAQQKVILETFIWFEDNVGKQLHSVLLRAARRGVKIEVLLDGYGSPDLSDAFVNELTSAGVVFRYYDPGPRLFGMRTNLFRRMHRKIVVVDETVAFVGGINYSAEHMSDYGPEAKQDYAIRIEGPVVQDILLFELENLPGKEAVRRWWKRRHRPEENRKPGEAQALFVWRDNGEHRDDIERHYLKMLANAKREVIIANAYFFPGYRLLHAMRNAARRGVRVKLIVQGEPDMPIVKVGARLLYRYLVKSGVQIYEYRRRPLHGKVAVMDDHWATVGSSNLDPLSLSLNLEANLIIHDRQFNQTLRDNLQGLIDKDCVRVDESMVPKRSWWNVGIGVVVFHFLRHFPAMVGWLPAHTPKLAQVDPPVQPEMETQDRVEAEDGGKP, from the coding sequence ATGAAATGTTCCTGGCAGGAAGGCAACCGGATCACGCTGCTGGTCAACGGGGACGAGTATTACCCGGCCGTGTTTAAGGCGATTGATAACGCTCAGCAGAAGGTGATCCTTGAAACCTTTATCTGGTTCGAAGATAACGTCGGCAAACAGCTGCACAGCGTGCTGCTGCGCGCTGCCCGGCGCGGCGTCAAAATTGAAGTATTGCTTGATGGCTATGGCTCGCCGGACCTCAGCGATGCGTTCGTCAATGAACTGACCTCCGCAGGCGTGGTGTTCCGTTACTACGATCCCGGCCCTCGCCTGTTCGGTATGCGCACCAACCTTTTCCGTCGGATGCACCGCAAAATTGTGGTGGTGGATGAGACGGTGGCGTTTGTCGGCGGCATTAACTACTCCGCTGAGCATATGTCCGACTACGGTCCGGAAGCAAAGCAGGATTACGCGATCCGTATTGAAGGCCCCGTGGTGCAGGACATCCTGCTATTTGAGCTGGAGAACCTGCCGGGTAAAGAGGCCGTTCGCCGCTGGTGGAAACGCCGCCATCGTCCGGAAGAGAACCGCAAGCCTGGCGAAGCGCAGGCCCTTTTCGTCTGGCGGGATAACGGCGAGCACCGGGACGACATTGAACGTCATTATCTCAAGATGCTCGCCAACGCGAAGCGCGAAGTGATTATTGCTAACGCCTACTTTTTCCCGGGCTATCGTCTGCTGCACGCCATGCGCAATGCGGCCCGACGCGGGGTTCGCGTGAAGCTGATTGTGCAGGGCGAGCCGGATATGCCGATTGTGAAGGTTGGCGCGCGTTTACTCTATCGCTATCTGGTTAAAAGCGGCGTGCAGATATATGAATATCGCCGCCGTCCGCTGCACGGCAAAGTCGCTGTAATGGATGACCACTGGGCAACCGTCGGTTCCAGTAACCTCGATCCGCTGAGCTTATCGCTTAATCTGGAAGCGAACCTGATCATCCACGATCGTCAGTTTAATCAGACCCTGCGCGATAACCTTCAGGGGCTTATCGACAAAGACTGCGTGCGTGTCGATGAATCCATGGTGCCGAAACGCAGCTGGTGGAACGTTGGCATCGGCGTGGTGGTGTTCCACTTCCTGCGCCACTTCCCGGCGATGGTCGGCTGGCTGCCGGCGCATACGCCAAAGCTGGCGCAGGTGGATCCGCCGGTACAACCCGAAATGGAAACCCAGGACCGCGTTGAAGCGGAAGATGGAGGCAAACCCTGA
- a CDS encoding endonuclease/exonuclease/phosphatase family protein: MTQKMQHFSLKVLTINIHKGFTAFNRRFILPELRDAVRTVSADIVCLQEVMGAHEVHPLHFENWPDTPHYEFLADTMWSDYAYGRNAVYPEGHHGNAVLSRYPIEHYENRDVSVGESEKRGLLYCRITPPDLERPVHVGCVHLGLREAHRQAQLKMLAEWANALPEGEPVVVAGDFNDWRQRANHPLKVDAGLEEIFTRANGRPARTFPVRFPLLRLDRIYVKNAHASSPTALALLNWRHLSDHAPLSAEIHL; the protein is encoded by the coding sequence ATGACTCAAAAAATGCAGCATTTCTCGCTTAAGGTGCTGACGATAAACATTCATAAGGGCTTCACAGCATTTAATCGCCGCTTCATTTTACCGGAGCTGCGCGACGCGGTTCGCACCGTCAGCGCGGATATTGTCTGCCTGCAGGAGGTGATGGGCGCACACGAAGTGCATCCGCTCCACTTTGAGAACTGGCCCGACACGCCGCACTATGAATTTCTGGCCGACACCATGTGGAGTGATTACGCCTACGGCCGCAACGCGGTCTACCCGGAAGGGCATCACGGAAACGCGGTGCTGTCCCGTTATCCCATTGAACATTACGAAAACCGCGACGTTTCCGTCGGGGAAAGCGAAAAACGCGGCCTGCTTTACTGCCGCATTACGCCGCCCGACCTCGAGCGACCTGTCCATGTCGGCTGCGTTCATCTGGGCCTTCGCGAAGCCCATCGTCAGGCGCAGCTGAAAATGCTGGCCGAATGGGCCAACGCGCTTCCCGAAGGTGAACCGGTAGTGGTGGCGGGCGATTTCAACGACTGGCGACAGCGGGCAAACCATCCGCTGAAGGTAGATGCCGGGCTGGAGGAGATTTTTACGCGCGCCAACGGCAGGCCTGCGCGCACCTTCCCGGTCCGTTTCCCGCTGCTTCGGCTTGACCGCATCTACGTGAAAAATGCCCACGCCAGCAGCCCAACCGCCCTGGCGCTCCTTAACTGGCGACATCTTTCCGACCACGCCCCGCTCAGCGCGGAGATCCACCTATGA
- a CDS encoding YbhQ family protein — translation MKWQQRVRVATGLSCWQIMLHLLVVAVLVMGWMSGTLVRVGLGLCVLYGVTVLSMLFLQRHHEARWREVGDVLEELTTTWYFGAAMIVLWLLSRVLQNNLLLALAGLAILAGPAVVSLLTKEKKLRNVASKHRVRH, via the coding sequence ATGAAGTGGCAACAACGTGTTCGTGTCGCAACTGGCCTGAGTTGCTGGCAGATAATGTTGCATTTACTGGTCGTGGCCGTACTGGTGATGGGCTGGATGAGCGGCACGCTGGTGCGTGTTGGCCTGGGGCTATGCGTCCTTTATGGCGTCACCGTGCTGTCGATGCTGTTCTTACAGCGCCACCATGAAGCGCGCTGGCGCGAGGTGGGTGATGTGCTCGAAGAGCTCACCACCACCTGGTATTTTGGCGCGGCGATGATTGTGCTTTGGCTGCTGTCGCGCGTGCTGCAAAACAACCTGCTGCTGGCCCTGGCGGGTCTGGCTATCCTCGCAGGGCCTGCGGTGGTCTCGCTGCTGACCAAAGAGAAAAAGCTACGCAATGTTGCGTCTAAACATCGCGTACGCCACTGA